One Silurus meridionalis isolate SWU-2019-XX chromosome 10, ASM1480568v1, whole genome shotgun sequence genomic window carries:
- the brd8b gene encoding bromodomain-containing protein 8 isoform X2 has translation MSTGVGKHKMLSLGPTEPWSIREKLCLASSVMRSGDQNWVSVSRAIKPFSEPGRPPDWFSQKHCASQYSELLETTEAPKRKRGEKGEVVETIEDVIVRRLTVERIDELKRLLKDTQEKYRKLKKEVDLIQAGHMDSKLEELWGEIEQKKKQEEEEAEQKRRATESAYQARQAAKNTKRHPSITVRSPLGVGSPSMDLPQPDTPQPIIDESCSSPMAQGAPVFIPVSEPAGPVHKDGSLSALIDESPQKKLPNQKATPPPSPLLSELLKKGNLLSASPRLVVEGEVALSNGAHGVDIHVPAAVHSASHDISTDAPTLSRLLEGAPTVQMPASAEPSNPPAVAASASGLHFIPSTGATVAECSGTESVLAVQSGVDQTVGREGELVEDMVAVSYIEDELDLATVGDIIAIIEEKVDDAEFDAAAAEAAFSLCDETSVHPLVDPWEPQPFKPSEPESRVFPGPQLSSSSPVAAIVVESVMVEEVGQAAVSEMPTGDPDSTPSVVPGTTHEPETAGDEERDGEEDGAREEEQTENRTPSPMVKCESEEWVQPEAETPCLDSEDSSASVRDPKEVKDEDGGSEVDADEGMEMKECGEGPYLSEVDPPASESEDGYGTNSQRYTTADSTASSPASSQFSMCSEDQEALQAQKIWKKAIMLVWRAAANHRYASVFLQPVSDDIAPGYHSIVHRPMDLSAIKKNIETGQIRTTAEFQRDIMLMFQNAVMYNSSDHDVYHMALEMQRDVLEQIQQFLATQLIMQTSESGISAKSLRGREANRKQDPNDKSLSPAHKDAHLEPEPAAMPRRKRNNSKQDTNKQDGGTRGRRSAIEADMKMKK, from the exons ATGTCCACCGGAGTCGGGA AACATAAGATGCTGTCCCTTGGGCCAACCGAGCCATGGTCCATCCGGGAGAAGCTTTGCCTGGCTTCCTCAGTGATGAGGAGTGGAGATCAGAACTG GGTATCAGTCAGCAGGGCCATCAAACCTTTCTCTGAGCCAGGCCGCCCTCCAGACTGGTTTTCTCAAAAG CACTGCGCTTCCCAGTATTCAGAGCTGCTGGAGACCACAGAGGCCCCAAA ACGGAAACGTGGCGAAAAGGGAGAAGTGGTAGAGACCATCGAAGACGTGATCGTGCGAAGACTTACAGTGGAGAGAATAGACGAGCTCAAAAGACTCCTTAAAGACACTCAGGAAAAATACAG GAAACTAAAGAAAGAGGTGGAtttgattcaggcaggacacaTGGACTCCAAACTCGAAGAGCTGTGGGGAGAGATTGAACA aaaaaagaagcaggaggaggaggaggccgAGCAGAAGAGGAGAGCCACAGAGTCGGCCTATCAGG caCGACAAGCTGCTAAAAACACTAAGAGGCACCCGAGCATCACTGTCCGCTCTCCACTAGGGGTGGGGTCACCCAGCATGGACCTCCCACAACCGGACACCCCTCAGCCAATCATAGACGAGTCCTGTTCTAGTCCTATG GCCCAGGGCGCGCCCGTGTTCATACCAGTGTCTGAGCCTGCAGGCCCAGTGCATAAAGATGGAAGCTTGAGTGCTTTGATAGACGAATCCCCACAGAAGAAACTCCCAAATCAGAAGGccactcctcctccttcaccttTGCTCTCTGAGCTGCTGAAGAAAGGAAACCTCCTCTCAGCCAGCCCCAGACTG GTGGTGGAGGGGGAGGTGGCTCTCAGTAATGGTGCTCATGGTGTAGACATACATGTCCCTGCAGCCGTTCATTCTGCCAGCCATGACATCTCGACAG ATGCACCAACATTATCGCGCTTGTTGGAAGGTGCTCCCACAGTCCAGATGCCAGCCAGCGCTGAGCCCTCTAACCCCCCAGCTGTAGCTGCTTCTGCTTCTGGACTCCACTTTATACCCAGCACAG GTGCTACAGTAGCAGAATGTTCGGGTACAGAGTCGGTGCTGGCTGTTCAGTCTGGGGTGGATCAGACTGTGGGAAGAGAGGGTGAGCTGGTGGAGGACATGGTGGCTGTGTCATACATAGAGGACGAGTTGGACCTGGCGACAGTGGGAGATATTATAGCCATTATCGAAGAAAAG GTGGACGACGCAGAATTTGATGCGGCTGCAGCGGAGGCTGCTTTTTCTCTGTGTGATGAGACCAGTGTCCACCCCCTCGTGGACCCCTGGGAACCCCAGCCCTTTAAACCATCTGAGCCAGAGTCCAGAGTTTTCCCCGGTCCCCAGCTTAGCTCTTCATCACCTGTGGCAGCTATTGTGGTAGAATCTGTTATGGTAGAAGAGGTCGGACAGGCTGCAGTGTCTGAGATGCCCACAGGGGACCCTGATTCCACACCTTCAGTGGTTCCAGGAACCACACATGAACCTGAGACAGCAGGGGACgaagagagggatggagaggaGGACGGAGCCAGGGAGGAGGAGCAGACGGAGAACAGAACACCCAGTCCAATGGTGAAGTGCGAGAGCGAGGAGTGGGTTCAGCCTGAAGCAGAGACACCCTGTCTCGACTCGGAGGACAGCTCTGCCTCTGTGAGAGACCCAAAG GAGGTGAAGGatgaagatggagggagtgagGTAGACGCAGATGAAGGGATGGAGATGAAAGAATGCGGGGAGGGCCCATATCTTTCAGAGGTCGACCCACCAGCCAGCGAGAGTGAGGACGGGTATGGCACTAACTCGCAACGCTACACCACCGCAGACTCCACCGCCAGCAGTCCCGCTTCATCCCAGTT TTCGATGTGTAGTGAGGATCAGGAGGCTTTGCAGGCCCAAAAAATCTGGAAGAAGGCCATCATGCTGGTGTGGCGTGCTGCAGCCAATCACAG GTATGCAAGTGTGTTTCTACAGCCTGTATCCGATGACATCGCTCCTGGATACCACAGCATCGTACACAG GCCCATGGACCTGTCTGCAATCAAGAAGAACATTGAAACGGGGCAGATCCGCACGACAGCCGAGTTCCAGCGGGACATCATGCTAATGTTTCAGAACGCAGTCATGTACAACAGCTCGGACCACGACGTCTACCACATGGCCCTGGAGATGCAGCGCGATGTCCTGGAGCAAATCCAGCAGTTCCTGGCCACTCAGCTTATTATGCAGACGTCTGAATCAGGCATCAGCGCCAAGAGCCTGCGCGGGCGAGAGGCCAACCGTAAACAAGATCCTAATGACAAG AGCCTGAGCCCAGCACACAAAGATGCACATTTAGAGCCAGAACCAGCTGCCATGCCCAGAAGGAAAAGGAACAACTCCAAACAAGATACTAACAAACAG GATGGAGGCACCAGGGGGCGCCGCAGTGCTATAGAGGCTGATATGAAGATGAAGAAATGA
- the brd8b gene encoding bromodomain-containing protein 8 isoform X4 yields the protein MSTGVGKHKMLSLGPTEPWSIREKLCLASSVMRSGDQNWVSVSRAIKPFSEPGRPPDWFSQKHCASQYSELLETTEAPKRKRGEKGEVVETIEDVIVRRLTVERIDELKRLLKDTQEKYRKLKKEVDLIQAGHMDSKLEELWGEIEQKKKQEEEEAEQKRRATESAYQARQAAKNTKRHPSITVRSPLGVGSPSMDLPQPDTPQPIIDESCSSPMAQGAPVFIPVSEPAGPVHKDGSLSALIDESPQKKLPNQKATPPPSPLLSELLKKGNLLSASPRLVVEGEVALSNGAHGVDIHVPAAVHSASHDISTDAPTLSRLLEGAPTVQMPASAEPSNPPAVAASASGLHFIPSTGATVAECSGTESVLAVQSGVDQTVGREGELVEDMVAVSYIEDELDLATVGDIIAIIEEKVDDAEFDAAAAEAAFSLCDETSVHPLVDPWEPQPFKPSEPESRVFPGPQLSSSSPVAAIVVESVMVEEVGQAAVSEMPTGDPDSTPSVVPGTTHEPETAGDEERDGEEDGAREEEQTENRTPSPMVKCESEEWVQPEAETPCLDSEDSSASVRDPKEVKDEDGGSEVDADEGMEMKECGEGPYLSEVDPPASESEDGYGTNSQRYTTADSTASSPASSQFSMCSEDQEALQAQKIWKKAIMLVWRAAANHRYASVFLQPVSDDIAPGYHSIVHRPMDLSAIKKNIETGQIRTTAEFQRDIMLMFQNAVMYNSSDHDVYHMALEMQRDVLEQIQQFLATQLIMQTSESGISAKSLRGREANRKQDPNDKDSLPMASPAFLLSLFDGGTRGRRSAIEADMKMKK from the exons ATGTCCACCGGAGTCGGGA AACATAAGATGCTGTCCCTTGGGCCAACCGAGCCATGGTCCATCCGGGAGAAGCTTTGCCTGGCTTCCTCAGTGATGAGGAGTGGAGATCAGAACTG GGTATCAGTCAGCAGGGCCATCAAACCTTTCTCTGAGCCAGGCCGCCCTCCAGACTGGTTTTCTCAAAAG CACTGCGCTTCCCAGTATTCAGAGCTGCTGGAGACCACAGAGGCCCCAAA ACGGAAACGTGGCGAAAAGGGAGAAGTGGTAGAGACCATCGAAGACGTGATCGTGCGAAGACTTACAGTGGAGAGAATAGACGAGCTCAAAAGACTCCTTAAAGACACTCAGGAAAAATACAG GAAACTAAAGAAAGAGGTGGAtttgattcaggcaggacacaTGGACTCCAAACTCGAAGAGCTGTGGGGAGAGATTGAACA aaaaaagaagcaggaggaggaggaggccgAGCAGAAGAGGAGAGCCACAGAGTCGGCCTATCAGG caCGACAAGCTGCTAAAAACACTAAGAGGCACCCGAGCATCACTGTCCGCTCTCCACTAGGGGTGGGGTCACCCAGCATGGACCTCCCACAACCGGACACCCCTCAGCCAATCATAGACGAGTCCTGTTCTAGTCCTATG GCCCAGGGCGCGCCCGTGTTCATACCAGTGTCTGAGCCTGCAGGCCCAGTGCATAAAGATGGAAGCTTGAGTGCTTTGATAGACGAATCCCCACAGAAGAAACTCCCAAATCAGAAGGccactcctcctccttcaccttTGCTCTCTGAGCTGCTGAAGAAAGGAAACCTCCTCTCAGCCAGCCCCAGACTG GTGGTGGAGGGGGAGGTGGCTCTCAGTAATGGTGCTCATGGTGTAGACATACATGTCCCTGCAGCCGTTCATTCTGCCAGCCATGACATCTCGACAG ATGCACCAACATTATCGCGCTTGTTGGAAGGTGCTCCCACAGTCCAGATGCCAGCCAGCGCTGAGCCCTCTAACCCCCCAGCTGTAGCTGCTTCTGCTTCTGGACTCCACTTTATACCCAGCACAG GTGCTACAGTAGCAGAATGTTCGGGTACAGAGTCGGTGCTGGCTGTTCAGTCTGGGGTGGATCAGACTGTGGGAAGAGAGGGTGAGCTGGTGGAGGACATGGTGGCTGTGTCATACATAGAGGACGAGTTGGACCTGGCGACAGTGGGAGATATTATAGCCATTATCGAAGAAAAG GTGGACGACGCAGAATTTGATGCGGCTGCAGCGGAGGCTGCTTTTTCTCTGTGTGATGAGACCAGTGTCCACCCCCTCGTGGACCCCTGGGAACCCCAGCCCTTTAAACCATCTGAGCCAGAGTCCAGAGTTTTCCCCGGTCCCCAGCTTAGCTCTTCATCACCTGTGGCAGCTATTGTGGTAGAATCTGTTATGGTAGAAGAGGTCGGACAGGCTGCAGTGTCTGAGATGCCCACAGGGGACCCTGATTCCACACCTTCAGTGGTTCCAGGAACCACACATGAACCTGAGACAGCAGGGGACgaagagagggatggagaggaGGACGGAGCCAGGGAGGAGGAGCAGACGGAGAACAGAACACCCAGTCCAATGGTGAAGTGCGAGAGCGAGGAGTGGGTTCAGCCTGAAGCAGAGACACCCTGTCTCGACTCGGAGGACAGCTCTGCCTCTGTGAGAGACCCAAAG GAGGTGAAGGatgaagatggagggagtgagGTAGACGCAGATGAAGGGATGGAGATGAAAGAATGCGGGGAGGGCCCATATCTTTCAGAGGTCGACCCACCAGCCAGCGAGAGTGAGGACGGGTATGGCACTAACTCGCAACGCTACACCACCGCAGACTCCACCGCCAGCAGTCCCGCTTCATCCCAGTT TTCGATGTGTAGTGAGGATCAGGAGGCTTTGCAGGCCCAAAAAATCTGGAAGAAGGCCATCATGCTGGTGTGGCGTGCTGCAGCCAATCACAG GTATGCAAGTGTGTTTCTACAGCCTGTATCCGATGACATCGCTCCTGGATACCACAGCATCGTACACAG GCCCATGGACCTGTCTGCAATCAAGAAGAACATTGAAACGGGGCAGATCCGCACGACAGCCGAGTTCCAGCGGGACATCATGCTAATGTTTCAGAACGCAGTCATGTACAACAGCTCGGACCACGACGTCTACCACATGGCCCTGGAGATGCAGCGCGATGTCCTGGAGCAAATCCAGCAGTTCCTGGCCACTCAGCTTATTATGCAGACGTCTGAATCAGGCATCAGCGCCAAGAGCCTGCGCGGGCGAGAGGCCAACCGTAAACAAGATCCTAATGACAAG GACAGTCTCCCCATGGCCTCTCctgcttttcttctctctctcttt GATGGAGGCACCAGGGGGCGCCGCAGTGCTATAGAGGCTGATATGAAGATGAAGAAATGA
- the brd8b gene encoding bromodomain-containing protein 8 isoform X6, with translation MSTGVGKHKMLSLGPTEPWSIREKLCLASSVMRSGDQNWVSVSRAIKPFSEPGRPPDWFSQKHCASQYSELLETTEAPKRKRGEKGEVVETIEDVIVRRLTVERIDELKRLLKDTQEKYRKLKKEVDLIQAGHMDSKLEELWGEIEQKKKQEEEEAEQKRRATESAYQARQAAKNTKRHPSITVRSPLGVGSPSMDLPQPDTPQPIIDESCSSPMAQGAPVFIPVSEPAGPVHKDGSLSALIDESPQKKLPNQKATPPPSPLLSELLKKGNLLSASPRLVVEGEVALSNGAHGVDIHVPAAVHSASHDISTDAPTLSRLLEGAPTVQMPASAEPSNPPAVAASASGLHFIPSTGATVAECSGTESVLAVQSGVDQTVGREGELVEDMVAVSYIEDELDLATVGDIIAIIEEKVDDAEFDAAAAEAAFSLCDETSVHPLVDPWEPQPFKPSEPESRVFPGPQLSSSSPVAAIVVESVMVEEVGQAAVSEMPTGDPDSTPSVVPGTTHEPETAGDEERDGEEDGAREEEQTENRTPSPMVKCESEEWVQPEAETPCLDSEDSSASVRDPKEVKDEDGGSEVDADEGMEMKECGEGPYLSEVDPPASESEDGYGTNSQRYTTADSTASSPASSQFSMCSEDQEALQAQKIWKKAIMLVWRAAANHRYASVFLQPVSDDIAPGYHSIVHRPMDLSAIKKNIETGQIRTTAEFQRDIMLMFQNAVMYNSSDHDVYHMALEMQRDVLEQIQQFLATQLIMQTSESGISAKSLRGREANRKQDPNDKDGGTRGRRSAIEADMKMKK, from the exons ATGTCCACCGGAGTCGGGA AACATAAGATGCTGTCCCTTGGGCCAACCGAGCCATGGTCCATCCGGGAGAAGCTTTGCCTGGCTTCCTCAGTGATGAGGAGTGGAGATCAGAACTG GGTATCAGTCAGCAGGGCCATCAAACCTTTCTCTGAGCCAGGCCGCCCTCCAGACTGGTTTTCTCAAAAG CACTGCGCTTCCCAGTATTCAGAGCTGCTGGAGACCACAGAGGCCCCAAA ACGGAAACGTGGCGAAAAGGGAGAAGTGGTAGAGACCATCGAAGACGTGATCGTGCGAAGACTTACAGTGGAGAGAATAGACGAGCTCAAAAGACTCCTTAAAGACACTCAGGAAAAATACAG GAAACTAAAGAAAGAGGTGGAtttgattcaggcaggacacaTGGACTCCAAACTCGAAGAGCTGTGGGGAGAGATTGAACA aaaaaagaagcaggaggaggaggaggccgAGCAGAAGAGGAGAGCCACAGAGTCGGCCTATCAGG caCGACAAGCTGCTAAAAACACTAAGAGGCACCCGAGCATCACTGTCCGCTCTCCACTAGGGGTGGGGTCACCCAGCATGGACCTCCCACAACCGGACACCCCTCAGCCAATCATAGACGAGTCCTGTTCTAGTCCTATG GCCCAGGGCGCGCCCGTGTTCATACCAGTGTCTGAGCCTGCAGGCCCAGTGCATAAAGATGGAAGCTTGAGTGCTTTGATAGACGAATCCCCACAGAAGAAACTCCCAAATCAGAAGGccactcctcctccttcaccttTGCTCTCTGAGCTGCTGAAGAAAGGAAACCTCCTCTCAGCCAGCCCCAGACTG GTGGTGGAGGGGGAGGTGGCTCTCAGTAATGGTGCTCATGGTGTAGACATACATGTCCCTGCAGCCGTTCATTCTGCCAGCCATGACATCTCGACAG ATGCACCAACATTATCGCGCTTGTTGGAAGGTGCTCCCACAGTCCAGATGCCAGCCAGCGCTGAGCCCTCTAACCCCCCAGCTGTAGCTGCTTCTGCTTCTGGACTCCACTTTATACCCAGCACAG GTGCTACAGTAGCAGAATGTTCGGGTACAGAGTCGGTGCTGGCTGTTCAGTCTGGGGTGGATCAGACTGTGGGAAGAGAGGGTGAGCTGGTGGAGGACATGGTGGCTGTGTCATACATAGAGGACGAGTTGGACCTGGCGACAGTGGGAGATATTATAGCCATTATCGAAGAAAAG GTGGACGACGCAGAATTTGATGCGGCTGCAGCGGAGGCTGCTTTTTCTCTGTGTGATGAGACCAGTGTCCACCCCCTCGTGGACCCCTGGGAACCCCAGCCCTTTAAACCATCTGAGCCAGAGTCCAGAGTTTTCCCCGGTCCCCAGCTTAGCTCTTCATCACCTGTGGCAGCTATTGTGGTAGAATCTGTTATGGTAGAAGAGGTCGGACAGGCTGCAGTGTCTGAGATGCCCACAGGGGACCCTGATTCCACACCTTCAGTGGTTCCAGGAACCACACATGAACCTGAGACAGCAGGGGACgaagagagggatggagaggaGGACGGAGCCAGGGAGGAGGAGCAGACGGAGAACAGAACACCCAGTCCAATGGTGAAGTGCGAGAGCGAGGAGTGGGTTCAGCCTGAAGCAGAGACACCCTGTCTCGACTCGGAGGACAGCTCTGCCTCTGTGAGAGACCCAAAG GAGGTGAAGGatgaagatggagggagtgagGTAGACGCAGATGAAGGGATGGAGATGAAAGAATGCGGGGAGGGCCCATATCTTTCAGAGGTCGACCCACCAGCCAGCGAGAGTGAGGACGGGTATGGCACTAACTCGCAACGCTACACCACCGCAGACTCCACCGCCAGCAGTCCCGCTTCATCCCAGTT TTCGATGTGTAGTGAGGATCAGGAGGCTTTGCAGGCCCAAAAAATCTGGAAGAAGGCCATCATGCTGGTGTGGCGTGCTGCAGCCAATCACAG GTATGCAAGTGTGTTTCTACAGCCTGTATCCGATGACATCGCTCCTGGATACCACAGCATCGTACACAG GCCCATGGACCTGTCTGCAATCAAGAAGAACATTGAAACGGGGCAGATCCGCACGACAGCCGAGTTCCAGCGGGACATCATGCTAATGTTTCAGAACGCAGTCATGTACAACAGCTCGGACCACGACGTCTACCACATGGCCCTGGAGATGCAGCGCGATGTCCTGGAGCAAATCCAGCAGTTCCTGGCCACTCAGCTTATTATGCAGACGTCTGAATCAGGCATCAGCGCCAAGAGCCTGCGCGGGCGAGAGGCCAACCGTAAACAAGATCCTAATGACAAG GATGGAGGCACCAGGGGGCGCCGCAGTGCTATAGAGGCTGATATGAAGATGAAGAAATGA
- the brd8b gene encoding bromodomain-containing protein 8 isoform X5 produces MSTGVGKHKMLSLGPTEPWSIREKLCLASSVMRSGDQNWVSVSRAIKPFSEPGRPPDWFSQKHCASQYSELLETTEAPKRKRGEKGEVVETIEDVIVRRLTVERIDELKRLLKDTQEKYRKLKKEVDLIQAGHMDSKLEELWGEIEQKKKQEEEEAEQKRRATESAYQARQAAKNTKRHPSITVRSPLGVGSPSMDLPQPDTPQPIIDESCSSPMAQGAPVFIPVSEPAGPVHKDGSLSALIDESPQKKLPNQKATPPPSPLLSELLKKGNLLSASPRLVVEGEVALSNGAHGVDIHVPAAVHSASHDISTGATVAECSGTESVLAVQSGVDQTVGREGELVEDMVAVSYIEDELDLATVGDIIAIIEEKVDDAEFDAAAAEAAFSLCDETSVHPLVDPWEPQPFKPSEPESRVFPGPQLSSSSPVAAIVVESVMVEEVGQAAVSEMPTGDPDSTPSVVPGTTHEPETAGDEERDGEEDGAREEEQTENRTPSPMVKCESEEWVQPEAETPCLDSEDSSASVRDPKEVKDEDGGSEVDADEGMEMKECGEGPYLSEVDPPASESEDGYGTNSQRYTTADSTASSPASSQFSMCSEDQEALQAQKIWKKAIMLVWRAAANHRYASVFLQPVSDDIAPGYHSIVHRPMDLSAIKKNIETGQIRTTAEFQRDIMLMFQNAVMYNSSDHDVYHMALEMQRDVLEQIQQFLATQLIMQTSESGISAKSLRGREANRKQDPNDKSLSPAHKDAHLEPEPAAMPRRKRNNSKQDTNKQDSLPMASPAFLLSLFDGGTRGRRSAIEADMKMKK; encoded by the exons ATGTCCACCGGAGTCGGGA AACATAAGATGCTGTCCCTTGGGCCAACCGAGCCATGGTCCATCCGGGAGAAGCTTTGCCTGGCTTCCTCAGTGATGAGGAGTGGAGATCAGAACTG GGTATCAGTCAGCAGGGCCATCAAACCTTTCTCTGAGCCAGGCCGCCCTCCAGACTGGTTTTCTCAAAAG CACTGCGCTTCCCAGTATTCAGAGCTGCTGGAGACCACAGAGGCCCCAAA ACGGAAACGTGGCGAAAAGGGAGAAGTGGTAGAGACCATCGAAGACGTGATCGTGCGAAGACTTACAGTGGAGAGAATAGACGAGCTCAAAAGACTCCTTAAAGACACTCAGGAAAAATACAG GAAACTAAAGAAAGAGGTGGAtttgattcaggcaggacacaTGGACTCCAAACTCGAAGAGCTGTGGGGAGAGATTGAACA aaaaaagaagcaggaggaggaggaggccgAGCAGAAGAGGAGAGCCACAGAGTCGGCCTATCAGG caCGACAAGCTGCTAAAAACACTAAGAGGCACCCGAGCATCACTGTCCGCTCTCCACTAGGGGTGGGGTCACCCAGCATGGACCTCCCACAACCGGACACCCCTCAGCCAATCATAGACGAGTCCTGTTCTAGTCCTATG GCCCAGGGCGCGCCCGTGTTCATACCAGTGTCTGAGCCTGCAGGCCCAGTGCATAAAGATGGAAGCTTGAGTGCTTTGATAGACGAATCCCCACAGAAGAAACTCCCAAATCAGAAGGccactcctcctccttcaccttTGCTCTCTGAGCTGCTGAAGAAAGGAAACCTCCTCTCAGCCAGCCCCAGACTG GTGGTGGAGGGGGAGGTGGCTCTCAGTAATGGTGCTCATGGTGTAGACATACATGTCCCTGCAGCCGTTCATTCTGCCAGCCATGACATCTCGACAG GTGCTACAGTAGCAGAATGTTCGGGTACAGAGTCGGTGCTGGCTGTTCAGTCTGGGGTGGATCAGACTGTGGGAAGAGAGGGTGAGCTGGTGGAGGACATGGTGGCTGTGTCATACATAGAGGACGAGTTGGACCTGGCGACAGTGGGAGATATTATAGCCATTATCGAAGAAAAG GTGGACGACGCAGAATTTGATGCGGCTGCAGCGGAGGCTGCTTTTTCTCTGTGTGATGAGACCAGTGTCCACCCCCTCGTGGACCCCTGGGAACCCCAGCCCTTTAAACCATCTGAGCCAGAGTCCAGAGTTTTCCCCGGTCCCCAGCTTAGCTCTTCATCACCTGTGGCAGCTATTGTGGTAGAATCTGTTATGGTAGAAGAGGTCGGACAGGCTGCAGTGTCTGAGATGCCCACAGGGGACCCTGATTCCACACCTTCAGTGGTTCCAGGAACCACACATGAACCTGAGACAGCAGGGGACgaagagagggatggagaggaGGACGGAGCCAGGGAGGAGGAGCAGACGGAGAACAGAACACCCAGTCCAATGGTGAAGTGCGAGAGCGAGGAGTGGGTTCAGCCTGAAGCAGAGACACCCTGTCTCGACTCGGAGGACAGCTCTGCCTCTGTGAGAGACCCAAAG GAGGTGAAGGatgaagatggagggagtgagGTAGACGCAGATGAAGGGATGGAGATGAAAGAATGCGGGGAGGGCCCATATCTTTCAGAGGTCGACCCACCAGCCAGCGAGAGTGAGGACGGGTATGGCACTAACTCGCAACGCTACACCACCGCAGACTCCACCGCCAGCAGTCCCGCTTCATCCCAGTT TTCGATGTGTAGTGAGGATCAGGAGGCTTTGCAGGCCCAAAAAATCTGGAAGAAGGCCATCATGCTGGTGTGGCGTGCTGCAGCCAATCACAG GTATGCAAGTGTGTTTCTACAGCCTGTATCCGATGACATCGCTCCTGGATACCACAGCATCGTACACAG GCCCATGGACCTGTCTGCAATCAAGAAGAACATTGAAACGGGGCAGATCCGCACGACAGCCGAGTTCCAGCGGGACATCATGCTAATGTTTCAGAACGCAGTCATGTACAACAGCTCGGACCACGACGTCTACCACATGGCCCTGGAGATGCAGCGCGATGTCCTGGAGCAAATCCAGCAGTTCCTGGCCACTCAGCTTATTATGCAGACGTCTGAATCAGGCATCAGCGCCAAGAGCCTGCGCGGGCGAGAGGCCAACCGTAAACAAGATCCTAATGACAAG AGCCTGAGCCCAGCACACAAAGATGCACATTTAGAGCCAGAACCAGCTGCCATGCCCAGAAGGAAAAGGAACAACTCCAAACAAGATACTAACAAACAG GACAGTCTCCCCATGGCCTCTCctgcttttcttctctctctcttt GATGGAGGCACCAGGGGGCGCCGCAGTGCTATAGAGGCTGATATGAAGATGAAGAAATGA